In one window of Undibacter mobilis DNA:
- the rnr gene encoding ribonuclease R, translating to MKKPPKHNPDTLPSKDDILVFIAANPGKVGAREIARAFNLKNDLRADLKRLLRDLADDGAVARRGHKGKKLHQPGTLPSTVLADIVARDRDGDFIAVPDEWDEEEHGPAPRIRILSARRPRPGEAAGLGDKVLLHTDEIEPEDGIRHRGRIIKIVERPKHRVLGIFRADARGGGRLEPVDKKMLGREMQIPQGATGDAQDGDLVAVEAQRVSRFGPPNGRVVERLGSLKSEKAVSLIAIHAHSIPDVFRRETLNEAEAATPARLEGGREDWRKLPLITIDPADAKDHDDAVHAEDDADPFNPGGFIVTVAIADVAHYVTPGSALDREALVRGNSVYFPDRVVPMLPERISNDLCSLKPNEDRAALAVQMVIGADGRKREHKFHRIMMRSAAKLAYEQAQAAIDGRPDDVTGPLVEPILKPLYAAYEALKRARTERGPLDLDLPERKILLKKDGMVDRVTVPERLDAHRLIEEMMILANVAAAETLEKARTPLIYRVHDEPSLEKINALREFLASLDINIAKGGTLRASNFNFILERVKDTERETLVNEVVLRSQAQAEYSAENYGHFGLNLRRYAHFTSPIRRYADLIVHRALIRALHLGHDGLPANFGIPELAEISAEISATERRAMLAERETKDRLIAHFLADRVGATFEGKVGGVHRAGLFVKLNETGADGFVPARTIGDEFFVYDESGHALVGSRTGETYRLGDSITVKLVEAAPVAGALRFEILSHGSKGTPPPGRRFGRSADRPGKSAKFKSDNAKGHEEKKRSEERRRKFGKKSTRHKVRKNKGKRK from the coding sequence TTGAAGAAACCACCTAAACACAATCCCGATACCCTGCCGTCGAAAGACGACATCCTCGTCTTCATTGCCGCCAATCCCGGCAAGGTCGGCGCCCGCGAAATCGCCCGCGCCTTCAATCTGAAGAACGATCTGCGCGCCGACCTCAAGCGTCTGCTGCGCGACCTTGCCGATGACGGCGCCGTCGCCCGCCGCGGCCACAAAGGCAAGAAACTGCACCAGCCGGGCACCTTGCCCTCCACCGTGCTCGCCGACATCGTCGCGCGCGATCGCGACGGCGACTTCATTGCCGTGCCCGACGAATGGGATGAGGAAGAACACGGCCCTGCCCCGCGCATCCGCATTCTCTCCGCGCGCCGCCCGCGTCCCGGCGAAGCCGCGGGCCTAGGCGACAAAGTTCTCCTGCACACCGACGAGATCGAGCCCGAGGACGGCATCCGCCATCGCGGCCGCATCATCAAAATCGTCGAGCGGCCGAAGCACCGCGTGCTCGGCATTTTCCGCGCCGATGCGCGCGGCGGCGGCCGGCTCGAACCGGTCGACAAGAAAATGCTCGGCCGCGAAATGCAGATTCCGCAGGGCGCCACCGGCGACGCGCAGGACGGCGACCTCGTCGCGGTCGAGGCGCAGCGCGTCTCGCGCTTCGGCCCGCCGAACGGCCGCGTCGTCGAGCGCCTCGGCTCGCTGAAAAGCGAAAAGGCGGTCAGCCTCATCGCCATTCACGCCCATTCCATTCCCGACGTGTTCCGCCGCGAGACCCTCAACGAGGCCGAAGCCGCGACGCCGGCTCGGCTGGAAGGCGGCCGCGAGGACTGGCGCAAGCTGCCGCTGATCACCATCGATCCCGCCGACGCCAAGGATCACGACGACGCCGTCCACGCCGAAGACGACGCCGATCCGTTCAATCCCGGCGGCTTCATCGTCACCGTCGCCATTGCCGACGTCGCCCATTACGTCACGCCCGGCTCGGCGCTCGATCGCGAAGCGCTGGTGCGCGGCAACTCGGTCTATTTCCCCGACCGCGTCGTGCCGATGCTGCCCGAGCGCATTTCCAACGATCTGTGCTCGCTCAAGCCGAACGAGGACCGCGCGGCGCTCGCCGTGCAGATGGTCATCGGCGCCGACGGCCGCAAACGCGAGCACAAGTTTCACCGCATCATGATGCGCTCGGCCGCCAAGCTGGCCTACGAGCAGGCGCAGGCCGCCATCGACGGCCGCCCCGACGACGTCACCGGCCCGCTGGTCGAGCCGATCCTCAAGCCGCTTTATGCCGCCTATGAAGCGCTCAAGCGCGCGCGCACCGAGCGCGGCCCGCTCGATCTCGATCTGCCCGAACGCAAGATCCTGCTGAAGAAGGACGGCATGGTCGACCGCGTCACGGTGCCGGAGCGGCTGGACGCGCACCGGCTGATCGAGGAGATGATGATCCTCGCCAATGTCGCCGCCGCCGAGACTTTGGAGAAGGCGCGCACGCCGCTGATCTACCGCGTCCATGACGAGCCGAGTCTGGAGAAGATCAACGCGCTGCGTGAATTCCTCGCCAGCCTCGATATCAACATCGCCAAAGGCGGTACGCTGCGCGCCTCGAACTTCAATTTCATTCTCGAGCGCGTGAAGGACACCGAGCGCGAAACGCTCGTCAACGAAGTGGTGCTGCGCTCGCAGGCCCAGGCCGAATACTCCGCCGAGAACTACGGCCATTTCGGCCTGAACCTGCGCCGCTATGCGCATTTCACCTCGCCCATTCGCCGCTATGCCGATCTGATCGTGCATCGCGCGCTGATCCGCGCCTTGCATCTCGGTCACGATGGCCTGCCCGCGAACTTCGGCATTCCCGAGCTTGCCGAAATATCCGCCGAGATTTCGGCCACCGAGCGCCGCGCCATGCTGGCCGAACGCGAGACCAAGGACCGGCTCATCGCGCACTTTCTGGCCGACCGCGTCGGCGCCACCTTCGAGGGCAAGGTCGGCGGCGTGCATCGCGCCGGCCTGTTCGTCAAACTCAACGAGACCGGCGCCGACGGCTTCGTGCCGGCGCGCACCATCGGCGACGAGTTCTTCGTCTATGACGAGAGCGGCCATGCGCTGGTCGGCAGCCGCACCGGCGAGACCTACCGGCTGGGTGACAGCATCACCGTGAAACTGGTAGAGGCAGCTCCCGTGGCCGGCGCGCTGCGCTTCGAGATCCTGTCGCACGGCAGCAAGGGCACCCCGCCGCCCGGCCGGCGTTTCGGACGCAGCGCCGACCGGCCAGGCAAGAGCGCGAAGTTCAAGAGCGATAATGCCAAGGGCCACGAAGAAAAGAAGCGCAGCGAAGAACGGCGCCGCAAGTTCGGCAAGAAAAGTACCCGCCACAAGGTTCGCAAGAACAAAGGCAAAAGAAAATAG
- a CDS encoding NUDIX hydrolase, translating to MGSNDGDRLLKRMSEMERDQSFPDSEPRDAATIMLIDRAGPQAKVLLGRRHHGHKFMPGKFVFPGGRIEAHDSAMTAVSELHPDTQAKLIARVGTPSREFARGMALAAVREMAEETGLLLGVKTDVPPQTPGEIWTEFAKASVHPDLGQLHFIARAITPPKRPKRFDTRFFTADATTIAHRIEGMVGPDSELVELVWAPIEEAAQFDMPTITSVVLEELAARVAAGMAHGLPVPFYHMGSDKFYRELL from the coding sequence ATGGGCAGCAATGACGGCGACCGCCTTCTCAAGCGCATGAGTGAAATGGAGCGCGACCAGTCGTTTCCCGATTCCGAGCCGCGCGACGCCGCAACCATCATGCTGATCGATCGCGCCGGTCCGCAGGCCAAGGTCCTGCTCGGCCGCCGCCATCACGGCCACAAGTTCATGCCGGGCAAGTTCGTGTTTCCCGGCGGCCGCATCGAGGCGCACGACAGCGCCATGACGGCGGTGAGCGAACTCCATCCGGACACGCAGGCCAAGCTCATCGCGCGCGTCGGCACCCCCTCGCGCGAATTCGCGCGCGGCATGGCGCTCGCCGCCGTGCGCGAGATGGCGGAGGAGACCGGCCTGCTGCTGGGCGTCAAAACCGACGTGCCGCCGCAGACGCCCGGCGAAATCTGGACCGAGTTCGCCAAGGCGAGCGTTCATCCGGACCTCGGCCAGTTGCACTTCATTGCCCGCGCCATCACCCCGCCGAAGCGGCCGAAGCGCTTCGACACCCGCTTCTTCACCGCCGACGCCACCACCATCGCCCATCGCATCGAGGGTATGGTCGGGCCGGATTCTGAGCTGGTCGAGCTGGTCTGGGCGCCGATCGAGGAAGCCGCCCAGTTCGACATGCCGACGATTACCAGCGTGGTGCTGGAGGAACTGGCGGCCCGGGTCGCGGCCGGCATGGCGCATGGCCTGCCGGTGCCGTTCTACCACATGGGTTCGGACAAGTTTTACCGCGAATTGCTGTAA
- the rpmG gene encoding 50S ribosomal protein L33 produces MAKAVSLKIKLVSSADTGHYYVTKKNSRTQTDKLVKKKYDPIAKKHVEYREGKIK; encoded by the coding sequence ATGGCCAAGGCCGTCAGCCTCAAGATCAAGCTCGTGTCGAGCGCCGACACCGGTCACTACTACGTCACCAAGAAGAACTCGCGCACCCAGACCGACAAGCTGGTGAAGAAGAAGTACGACCCGATCGCGAAGAAGCACGTCGAATATCGCGAAGGCAAAATCAAGTAA
- the solA gene encoding N-methyl-L-tryptophan oxidase produces MAKHDVIVVGLGAVGAAATLHLARRGARVLGIDRFSPPHSHGSSHGDTRITRSAIGEGVEYSALALRSHALWREFEELTGQTLFVRNGCLTISGADAIAMHDVEDFFVNVETAARQYNIPTRTFDTPEAIRARYPQFAAQAGDRAILDEEAGLLYVERCIAAELDLAEKAGAQLLRDTRVMQIEPSAAGVEIVTGDNQRFTAERVLIAAGAWLPGFVAAELSRHFTVTRQVLHWFEIRSNPERFRPANCPVFIWQLPRRGDIASSIYGFPLEGEAGNGLKVTHEEDGHPTDPDHVDRTVDPALETERAYRTYIEPFLPDLGPRCVRTATCLYTRVPRSRFIIDADPRSDRITFASPCSGHGFKHSAALGEALADELSVGEARHVDLAPFRLARLGDYLRGS; encoded by the coding sequence ATGGCGAAGCATGACGTCATCGTGGTCGGCCTCGGCGCTGTCGGCGCCGCCGCCACTTTGCATCTGGCACGGCGCGGCGCCAGAGTGCTCGGCATCGATCGTTTTTCGCCGCCGCACAGCCACGGCTCGTCGCACGGCGACACCCGCATCACCCGTTCGGCAATCGGCGAAGGTGTCGAATATTCGGCGCTGGCGCTGCGCTCGCATGCGCTGTGGCGCGAATTCGAGGAGCTCACCGGACAGACCTTGTTCGTGCGCAACGGCTGCCTCACCATCTCCGGCGCCGACGCGATCGCGATGCACGATGTCGAGGATTTCTTCGTCAATGTCGAAACCGCGGCGCGGCAATACAACATCCCGACCCGCACCTTCGACACGCCGGAAGCGATCCGCGCCCGCTATCCGCAATTCGCCGCGCAAGCCGGCGACCGCGCCATCCTCGACGAGGAAGCCGGCCTTCTTTATGTCGAGCGCTGCATCGCAGCCGAACTCGACCTTGCGGAAAAGGCCGGCGCCCAGCTTCTGCGCGACACGCGGGTGATGCAGATCGAGCCGTCGGCGGCAGGCGTCGAGATCGTGACCGGCGACAATCAACGTTTCACCGCCGAGCGCGTGCTGATCGCGGCCGGCGCCTGGCTGCCGGGCTTTGTCGCCGCCGAATTGTCGCGGCATTTCACCGTGACGCGCCAGGTGCTGCACTGGTTCGAGATCCGCAGCAATCCGGAGCGTTTCAGGCCGGCGAACTGCCCGGTCTTCATCTGGCAGTTGCCGCGGCGCGGCGATATCGCCAGCAGCATTTACGGCTTCCCGCTCGAAGGCGAAGCCGGCAACGGCCTGAAGGTCACGCACGAGGAGGACGGCCACCCCACCGATCCCGATCACGTCGACCGCACGGTCGATCCGGCGCTCGAAACCGAACGCGCCTATCGAACTTACATCGAACCGTTCCTGCCCGACCTCGGTCCCCGCTGCGTCCGCACCGCGACCTGCCTCTATACCCGCGTTCCCCGCTCGCGCTTCATCATCGACGCCGACCCGCGCAGCGACCGCATCACCTTTGCCTCACCCTGCTCCGGCCACGGCTTCAAGCACTCCGCGGCTTTGGGCGAAGCGCTGGCGGATGAGTTGTCGGTCGGCGAAGCCCGGCATGTCGACCTCGCGCCGTTCAGGCTGGCGCGGCTCGGGGATTATTTGCGGGGGAGTTGA
- a CDS encoding DUF2189 domain-containing protein: protein MSAPLGKTSVSGKTDPVVQAITARDVADALAAGLRDFQAAPSIGLACGALYAFGGLAIVLSVTALGVSYLAYPLAAGFALIGPFVAIGLYEVSRRRETGEPISFAAVWRKVTSRSEIGWMAFVTVFVMLMWMYQVRLLMALFLGLNVSFASFEQFITVVLTTNTGLLFLAIGNLDGAVLSLILFSLTVVSFPLLLDRDVDFITAMITSVRAVVASPVPLISWAAVIVVLLIVSALPAFLGLILTLPVLGHTTWHLYRRIVAPVAAEET, encoded by the coding sequence ATGAGCGCACCCCTCGGAAAGACCTCCGTGTCAGGCAAGACCGATCCCGTCGTGCAGGCGATCACGGCGCGCGATGTTGCCGACGCGCTGGCCGCCGGCCTGCGCGATTTCCAGGCCGCGCCGTCGATCGGGCTCGCCTGCGGCGCACTCTATGCCTTCGGCGGCCTCGCCATCGTGCTGAGTGTTACGGCTTTGGGCGTGAGCTATCTGGCCTATCCGCTGGCCGCCGGCTTCGCGCTGATTGGCCCCTTCGTCGCGATCGGACTCTATGAGGTGAGCCGGCGGCGCGAAACGGGCGAGCCGATTTCCTTCGCCGCCGTCTGGCGCAAGGTGACAAGCCGCAGCGAGATCGGCTGGATGGCCTTCGTCACCGTATTCGTGATGCTGATGTGGATGTATCAGGTGCGCCTGCTGATGGCGCTGTTTCTCGGCCTCAACGTCTCGTTCGCGTCGTTCGAGCAATTCATCACCGTCGTCCTGACCACCAATACCGGGCTGCTGTTCCTCGCCATCGGCAATCTCGACGGCGCGGTGCTGTCGCTGATCCTGTTCTCGCTCACCGTGGTGTCGTTCCCGCTGCTGCTGGATCGCGACGTCGATTTCATCACCGCCATGATCACCAGCGTCCGCGCGGTGGTGGCCAGCCCGGTGCCGTTGATTTCATGGGCGGCGGTGATTGTGGTGTTGCTGATCGTGTCAGCGCTGCCGGCCTTTCTCGGGCTCATTCTGACGCTGCCGGTGCTCGGCCACACCACCTGGCATCTCTACCGCCGCATCGTCGCGCCGGTGGCGGCGGAAGAAACCTAG